From a single Serratia surfactantfaciens genomic region:
- the cspE gene encoding transcription antiterminator/RNA stability regulator CspE codes for MSKKTGQVKWFNESKGFGFIEQNDGGKDVFVHFSAIMTDGFKTLAEGQRVEYTIQDSPRGPAAANVVAL; via the coding sequence ATGTCTAAGAAGACTGGTCAGGTTAAGTGGTTCAACGAAAGCAAAGGTTTTGGTTTCATTGAGCAGAACGACGGCGGCAAAGATGTATTCGTACACTTCTCCGCAATCATGACCGACGGTTTCAAGACCCTGGCTGAAGGCCAGCGTGTCGAGTACACCATCCAGGACAGCCCGCGCGGGCCGGCTGCCGCCAACGTTGTTGCTCTGTAA
- a CDS encoding cold-shock protein: MFKNTVLKMGRVKWFNQAEGYGFISPVDGSDEIYVNRNAIANTKNKSLNEGQNVEFSIYRSSHGLSAADVIAF; encoded by the coding sequence ATGTTTAAAAATACCGTGTTAAAAATGGGCCGTGTGAAATGGTTTAATCAGGCCGAAGGCTATGGTTTTATTTCACCGGTAGATGGCAGCGACGAAATCTATGTCAATCGCAACGCTATCGCCAACACCAAAAATAAGTCGTTGAACGAAGGTCAGAACGTTGAGTTCTCGATCTATCGCAGCTCGCATGGGCTGTCCGCGGCAGACGTTATCGCGTTCTGA